The following nucleotide sequence is from Allocatelliglobosispora scoriae.
AGTAGTCCGCACCGTGCCGCACGTCGAGCAGCCACTCGAAGTGCACCGACGAGACCTCGCCGATCGCACCGCTCGCCAGCAACTCCCGGACCTGTTCGTGCACGGGGTGGAAGCGGTAGTTGAAGGCGACGGTCACGTCACCCCCGGTCCGCCGGGCCGCGTCGAGGATCCGGCGGCATTTCGCCGCATCCGTGGTCATCGGCTTCTCCGTCACCACGGCACAGCCGGCTTCGAGACCGCCGACGATGAACGCGTCGTGGGTGGCGTCGACGGTGCAGACGATGAGGGTGTCGACCCGCTCCTTCGCCAGCATCACGTCCAGCTGGTCGGGGTGGTATTCGGCGGCCCTCGGTGCTCCGTCGGCGAGCAGGCGGCGCTGCTGCGCGGCGACCCGGGCCGGGTTGATGTCGGCCAGCGCCACCAGCTCGCCGTATGCGTGCAGCGAACGGGCGAACATCTGGGCGCGGGCACCCGTGCCGACGATCGCGTACCTGGTCAACTTGTGCTCCCCACGGACTACAAACGTTTGCAGTAGAACTAACCATCGTGCATCGATTGCGTCAATGCCGGAAACAAAAGTGTCGGTTATTTCCATATTCGTCCTGCTGGATAAACACTCAGGACCCCGTTTCGAAGCACTGTCGAAATAACATCCGTTGACATCGGAGCAACCGTTTGCATTAATGGGTCACTACGTGATGGCCGCCACTGTTGCTGCCAAACCTGGGCCGCAAGGCCTTCCACCAGCAAGAAGGAGCGCCACGTGCCGGTCACCATCCGCGACGTCGCCCGTGTCACCGGCGTGCATGTGTCGACGGTGTCGCGTACGTTCAGCGCGCCGCACCAGGTGAACGCAGAGACGCGGCATCGAGTGCTGGCCGCGGCCGAGGAGCTGGGCTACCGGCCCAACCGGGCGGCACGGGCGCTCATCACCGGCCGGACGCACAACATCGGCCTGATCGTCGCCGACATCGCCAACCCGTTCTTCCCGCCGCTGATCAAGGCGGCGGAGAGCCACGCCCGAGGTCGGGACTACCACGTCTTCGTGGCGGACACGAACGAGGACGCGAGCGTCGAGGAGGAGCTCGTCCTGGCGCTGGCGAAGCAGGTCGACGGGATCCTGCTCTGCAGCCCGCGGATGAGCAACGCCCAGATCGAGAAGTTGTCCCGCGATGTGCCACTCGTGATCGTCAACCGCCCGGTGCCGGGCCTGCCGGCCGTGGTGATGGACGTCGGACAGGGCGCGCGGCTCGCGGTCGAGCACCTCGTCGCCCTCGGCCACCACGACATCGCCCTGCTCGGCGGCCCGCGCGGCTCCTGGACCAACCGGGAGATCCGCAAGTCGGCGACGCTCGCGGCCCGCTCCCTCGGCGCGGAGCTCACCATCTTCGGGCCCAACCCGCCCACCGAGGACGGCGGTGCCGCTCAGCTCGACGCGGTGCTGCAGGCCGGTGTGACCGCGGTGCTCGCCTACAACGACCTGATGGCGGTGGGCCTCATCGACGCCCTCGACCATCACGGGGTCAAGGTTCCCGACCAGATCAGCATCGTCGGCATCGACGACACGGCGCTGAGCAGGCGGACCAGACCCACCCTGACGACGGTGGCCACCCCTACGGCGGCTGCCGGCCGAGCGGCTGTCGACATGCTGCTTCAGCATGGCGACGACCGTCGCACCACCGCACTGGTAACGCTTCAGACCGAATTGGTCATCCGCGACTCGTCAGGCCCGGGCCCGCATAGCCCTGCGGGCCCGGGAGGGCGGCTGCAACCGCCACACGACGGTGTCGCGTCCTGAGAGAGCAAGGAGTAGGAGCCATGCACCCTGCGACACCTGCGCCGGCCCATGAGCCGTCGCAGCACAACGTTATCTTGTCCGGCGGCTCGACCGGCTGGAACCGTCGTCAGCTGCTTCGTACCGCTGTCGGCATGGCGGTGGCCCTCCCGGCCGCCGGCCTGCTCGCCGCGTGCGGCGACGATGAGCCCGCCGCCGGTGCGGAGTACCCGACCGGCCCGGTCACCCTGACGTTCTACTGGTGGGGCGGTGAGGCACGCGCCAAGCTCACCGACGACGCGCTCAACCTCTACACCAAGGCGCACCCGAACGTCACGATCACCCGTACCTGGCAGGCCTTCACCGGGTATTACGACAAGCTCGCCACGATCTCCGCAGGCGGCAACGCACCCGACATCTTCCAGATCGACGACAACGGCCTGGCGGAGTACGCCAGCCGCAACGTCACCCTGGACCTGAGCCCCTACACGAAGTCGGGTGCGATCGACGTCTCCAAGCACCCGAAGAGCCTGACCGAGTACGGCCAGCTCAAGGGCAAGCAGGTCGCGATCGCCACCGGCGAGAACACCCCGGCGATCATCTACGACAAGACCATCCTCACCGAGCTGGGTCTCGCCCTGCCGAAGGTCGGCATGACCTACGAGGAGATCATCACCTGGGGTGCCGAGGTGAGCGCCAAGAAGCCCGGCTACTGGGGTCTGATGGACCCGAGCTCCGACTACAAGGCGCTGTGGCTGTGGCTGCGTGCCCAGGGCAAGGAGTTCTACAGCGACAACAAGATCGCCTTCTCCGAGGCGGACCTGATCGCCTGGTTCCAGCTCTGGGTCGACGCCCGCGCCAAGAACGCGGTGCCGCCGGCCGACGTCGTGCACGAGGCGGTCACCGGCAGCGTCGCGACCCAGCTCGTCGTCACGAAGAAGGCAGCCGTCTCCTTCATGTGGTCCAACCAGCTCTCCGAGATGCAGAAGGCCACCAAGAACGACCTCGCGATGACCGCCTACCCCGGCGACCCCAAGGGCCAGTGGGCCCGGGCGTCGACCTACTGGGCGGCGTCGCGGACCACGAAGAACGCCGTCGTCGTCGCCGATCTGATCAACTTCCTGGTCAACAACGTCGAGGCCGGCAAGGTCCAGGGCGTCGACCGCGGTCTGCCGAGCAACCTCGATGTCCGCACCGCCGTCTCCGACTCGCTGACCGACCAGAAGATGAAGGACACCGTCGCCTTCGAGAACGAGATCACTCCGAAGTTCGGGCCGGCTCCGGCTCCGCCGCCCAAGGGACACAGCGGGCTGCGCAACACGCTGCGCGACATCGCCGAGACCGTCACCTACGGCAAGGCGACGCCGGAAGCCGCTGCGAAGCAGT
It contains:
- a CDS encoding LacI family DNA-binding transcriptional regulator, whose product is MPVTIRDVARVTGVHVSTVSRTFSAPHQVNAETRHRVLAAAEELGYRPNRAARALITGRTHNIGLIVADIANPFFPPLIKAAESHARGRDYHVFVADTNEDASVEEELVLALAKQVDGILLCSPRMSNAQIEKLSRDVPLVIVNRPVPGLPAVVMDVGQGARLAVEHLVALGHHDIALLGGPRGSWTNREIRKSATLAARSLGAELTIFGPNPPTEDGGAAQLDAVLQAGVTAVLAYNDLMAVGLIDALDHHGVKVPDQISIVGIDDTALSRRTRPTLTTVATPTAAAGRAAVDMLLQHGDDRRTTALVTLQTELVIRDSSGPGPHSPAGPGGRLQPPHDGVAS
- a CDS encoding ABC transporter substrate-binding protein, producing the protein MAVALPAAGLLAACGDDEPAAGAEYPTGPVTLTFYWWGGEARAKLTDDALNLYTKAHPNVTITRTWQAFTGYYDKLATISAGGNAPDIFQIDDNGLAEYASRNVTLDLSPYTKSGAIDVSKHPKSLTEYGQLKGKQVAIATGENTPAIIYDKTILTELGLALPKVGMTYEEIITWGAEVSAKKPGYWGLMDPSSDYKALWLWLRAQGKEFYSDNKIAFSEADLIAWFQLWVDARAKNAVPPADVVHEAVTGSVATQLVVTKKAAVSFMWSNQLSEMQKATKNDLAMTAYPGDPKGQWARASTYWAASRTTKNAVVVADLINFLVNNVEAGKVQGVDRGLPSNLDVRTAVSDSLTDQKMKDTVAFENEITPKFGPAPAPPPKGHSGLRNTLRDIAETVTYGKATPEAAAKQFFTQAAAALA